One Methanobrevibacter millerae DNA window includes the following coding sequences:
- a CDS encoding right-handed parallel beta-helix repeat-containing protein: MVYLSLSAVSAVDDTDVSVLANPIIDDSGIVFDDSLSIRDSRTIEITQDNYNDYFNQYTGEIKAGADIKSGDTLKIGNVSNHAFVIDRQLTIMPISPNDEISNGVIHLAKGSDYSTVANLTINNTKGILSINSQEVALLHGIWLSDTNYNNITGNIIRIANSGGVYAMPMHNSNYNNIIANDMKTWVTCDIIMADSNYNLISKNTIEVLSYSDMSVTNLIYFSPFAFAGRLGSSLCLGNTITYNNLIGFSTLPMSIVIQAIYENNVNTTIAHNRIYKGSYGINLYADNAFVYNNTVNNSAVGIMTRGSNISVINNSVSGLRQKTGIMIFGEKGSNDVAYGNNITFKDVSQALVVGDYAEAHDNIINVADYGVGISVTGDEPYVHDNKVKVSYDDAIQFLSNNAVIADNILITNARGISITTANLDRYYNNTISGNKITSDSYGIYLKGLVYNTTISANVIETNATEGIYKDITDELSDSNYDNMINGVIYDATALIIDDSNFYEYFDENGYLNYTFAKGRSNSIILTFLSNKNIFIDRKINVISNKMDNLLFNVSVTFLSDSSGSLIRDLNFMNYNKNAVILNDADNVNVMSNNITLMLSKGSKDSAAIFIIGVGDNNIISGNNIYVNSKIDYAYAISASAFNPYTLTYNREFSKGFKISNNNIIMISKGMAEAIFSDAIVEAEITGNNINIIADENGYGIAGVNIIGRLHDWNVSGNEIIIHSKKMAYLIEVHMFDNMTIEDNYLYSQSSGAYAVATYMSDMINVTKNEIIINAGDLSNIKDNMDVIQPGNAAVYICGLNNNVSVTANVIDTNASNPIIVDDIDSTVEITDNGHVLSDYNYDVYFDENHVINDVIYEGNALLLGNLTNHQTLIINKTISILPFRNFIPSVNLIINAALSVANMSFYNSTIYLNNVSEVNVINNTFNDSIIFINGGFDNHIVNNSFINASAINLSNTYGDVINSNDFSFNGSQMISILDSGEIQILNNAVNAKGDDLRVISLYNSNDNIIESNSISAEFLRGAGIYLVNSDYNALKSNDILINGKSDITNQTGILLKDSSNNVILTNFIISTSVNGGDYAIMLIEDKDLSNTVNLNYLISDNGNRRANEAVYSIYEVIEGNTPYLIYVSDEGSDIAGDGSESNPYSTITFALSKSFNHAVINVIKGTFIESNLIIDKNITISAVNPGNVVINANNKQLFTIASNGTLTVNGITFKNGFDVDGGSLFKNNGSLFINNSVISNSSSYYDNSNPVFDHIVDETSSTTINCTRMGMGGAILNYGTLLINATLINNNFAHIGGAIADFGKTRINSSRFIFNKAVHGGAIYTDSPDTLEIDNSLFEDNQAIISLDYCMIRKAQSSWSIDTGYGYTYSSLCDNPLASGGAIFTRTTDLDISNTEFSKNNAWKGGAIATNFVSSSSKTKLPVSITLNDCLFEDNRATNAVHVNENLAGNYPYNSDYNGGAIYGAFESFHAYGTDFLSNQAGIDDGFSGDGGALKVQSRDGVIDLCKFINNRAGLTGGALDLSNNFIITRTIISNNSAMYGGAINYQSYSYYGHVQDNLNIYNSTITNNMALNSGGAFRVGQSNVTVHYSNIYDNFAPEGTTMSASYIGAGPDKVSADMRYNYWGTNEFGKVMAADNSVYNFPNVITGRKSNTIINWVVVDEKSDDDNPSPPIDSGDSDDNPGRIVVNPGSTKPGTGTNTEIGNKGNGNGGSGDVSSKGNRPGSGSNMGNGDGGKWGDGESQSSSNRNGSNTISNVDSSDVFSSSSNRSTSSSESSKQSSSEPTSESGDSSIPDTFKGNDEMVNVNNTDMGESSSSASSDSSPAGETSSSGGSSASQASSSSKSYELNEKTVKELDNNVDIFIVFGVLILIFILFIIGYKRKENDEDY; this comes from the coding sequence CCGTTGATGATACTGATGTTTCAGTTTTGGCAAATCCGATAATTGATGATTCGGGAATAGTTTTCGATGATTCCTTAAGCATCAGAGATTCCAGAACCATTGAAATCACTCAGGACAACTATAATGACTATTTCAACCAGTATACTGGGGAAATCAAAGCCGGTGCAGACATAAAAAGCGGAGACACGCTGAAGATAGGTAACGTTTCCAATCATGCCTTTGTCATTGACCGCCAGCTTACGATAATGCCGATATCTCCAAATGATGAGATATCAAATGGTGTCATTCATTTGGCTAAAGGCAGTGACTATTCTACAGTGGCTAATCTCACAATCAACAACACCAAAGGAATCCTAAGCATTAATTCTCAGGAAGTCGCATTATTGCACGGTATCTGGCTATCTGATACGAATTACAATAACATTACAGGAAACATTATAAGAATAGCCAACAGCGGAGGCGTTTACGCAATGCCGATGCACAACTCCAATTATAACAATATCATCGCAAATGACATGAAAACGTGGGTTACCTGCGATATCATCATGGCAGACTCCAATTACAATCTTATTTCTAAAAATACAATTGAAGTCTTGAGCTATTCCGATATGTCGGTTACAAATTTGATTTATTTTTCACCATTCGCCTTTGCAGGCCGTCTGGGCTCCTCATTGTGTCTTGGAAACACGATTACCTACAACAATTTAATAGGCTTTTCAACGCTGCCGATGTCAATTGTCATACAGGCAATCTATGAAAACAACGTAAATACGACCATTGCGCATAATAGGATTTACAAGGGTTCATACGGCATTAACCTGTATGCGGATAACGCCTTTGTATATAACAATACCGTAAATAACAGCGCCGTTGGAATAATGACTCGAGGCTCAAACATTTCAGTCATTAACAACAGCGTATCAGGACTGAGACAAAAAACGGGAATAATGATTTTCGGCGAAAAGGGTTCAAATGACGTGGCCTATGGTAACAACATAACATTTAAAGACGTTTCACAGGCATTGGTTGTCGGGGATTATGCCGAAGCCCATGACAACATAATTAACGTGGCGGATTACGGTGTGGGAATCAGCGTCACGGGAGATGAACCTTATGTTCATGACAACAAGGTTAAAGTCTCATATGACGATGCGATTCAGTTCCTGTCAAATAATGCCGTTATTGCAGATAATATATTGATAACCAATGCCCGAGGAATCTCAATTACGACAGCAAATCTCGACAGGTATTACAACAACACCATTTCCGGAAATAAGATTACAAGCGACAGCTACGGAATCTATCTTAAAGGTCTGGTGTATAACACGACCATTTCAGCCAATGTTATCGAAACGAACGCCACTGAAGGAATATACAAGGACATTACCGATGAGCTGTCAGATTCAAACTACGACAACATGATTAATGGAGTCATATACGACGCTACTGCATTAATTATTGACGACAGCAATTTCTATGAGTATTTCGATGAAAACGGCTATCTAAACTACACTTTCGCTAAGGGCAGATCCAATTCAATCATATTGACTTTCCTTTCAAACAAAAACATTTTCATCGACAGAAAAATCAACGTAATAAGCAACAAAATGGATAATCTTTTATTCAACGTCTCAGTAACGTTTTTAAGTGATTCAAGCGGATCATTAATAAGGGATTTGAACTTCATGAATTACAATAAAAATGCTGTAATTTTAAATGATGCGGATAACGTTAATGTAATGTCCAATAACATCACATTAATGCTTTCTAAAGGCTCCAAGGACAGTGCTGCCATTTTTATCATTGGCGTTGGCGACAATAACATCATTTCAGGAAATAACATCTACGTTAACTCAAAAATCGATTATGCTTATGCAATAAGCGCTTCAGCATTCAATCCATACACATTAACCTATAACAGGGAGTTTTCAAAGGGCTTTAAGATTTCAAACAACAATATCATAATGATTTCAAAGGGGATGGCCGAAGCGATATTTTCAGACGCAATCGTTGAAGCTGAGATTACCGGAAACAATATAAATATAATAGCTGATGAAAACGGCTACGGAATAGCGGGCGTCAACATTATAGGAAGGCTTCATGACTGGAACGTTTCAGGAAACGAAATAATAATTCACTCAAAGAAAATGGCATACCTCATTGAAGTTCACATGTTTGACAACATGACAATTGAAGATAATTACCTCTACAGCCAAAGCAGCGGCGCTTACGCAGTCGCCACATACATGTCAGACATGATAAACGTTACAAAAAACGAAATCATAATTAATGCGGGGGATTTATCCAACATAAAAGATAACATGGACGTTATTCAGCCGGGAAACGCTGCAGTTTACATTTGCGGATTAAACAATAACGTAAGCGTAACTGCTAACGTCATCGATACCAACGCTTCAAATCCTATAATCGTCGATGATATTGACTCAACCGTTGAAATAACAGATAACGGCCATGTATTAAGCGACTATAACTATGACGTTTACTTTGATGAAAATCATGTCATTAATGATGTCATTTATGAAGGAAACGCATTATTATTGGGCAATCTGACCAATCATCAGACATTAATCATTAACAAGACGATTTCAATATTGCCTTTCAGGAACTTCATCCCTTCCGTTAATTTAATCATTAATGCTGCTTTAAGCGTTGCAAACATGTCCTTTTACAATTCAACGATTTATTTAAATAATGTCTCAGAGGTTAACGTTATCAATAACACCTTCAACGATTCAATAATATTTATAAATGGAGGATTTGACAATCACATAGTTAACAACAGCTTCATTAATGCCTCCGCAATTAACTTAAGCAATACTTATGGGGATGTCATTAATTCAAATGATTTCTCCTTTAACGGCTCTCAAATGATTTCTATTTTAGATTCTGGCGAAATTCAAATATTAAACAATGCAGTCAATGCCAAAGGCGATGATTTAAGGGTAATATCCCTTTACAACTCAAACGATAACATTATTGAGTCAAACAGTATCAGTGCGGAATTTTTAAGAGGCGCTGGTATTTATTTAGTTAATTCAGACTATAATGCCCTCAAATCAAATGACATTCTCATTAATGGAAAATCAGATATCACCAACCAGACGGGAATTCTGCTTAAGGACTCTTCAAACAACGTGATTTTAACCAATTTCATAATCTCCACATCAGTTAACGGCGGGGATTATGCCATAATGCTTATTGAAGATAAGGATCTCTCAAATACTGTTAATTTAAATTACTTAATCAGTGACAACGGCAACAGGCGTGCAAACGAGGCTGTCTACAGCATTTATGAAGTCATTGAAGGAAACACTCCTTATCTGATTTATGTAAGCGATGAGGGAAGCGACATTGCAGGTGACGGAAGCGAATCCAATCCGTACTCCACGATAACTTTCGCATTAAGCAAATCATTCAATCACGCAGTCATTAACGTGATTAAGGGAACGTTCATTGAATCCAATTTAATCATTGACAAAAACATCACGATTTCAGCCGTCAATCCGGGAAACGTCGTAATTAACGCCAATAACAAGCAGCTATTTACGATAGCTTCAAACGGAACTCTCACAGTTAACGGAATTACTTTCAAAAACGGCTTTGACGTGGATGGCGGATCATTATTTAAAAACAACGGAAGCTTATTCATTAACAATTCTGTCATTTCAAACTCATCTTCATATTATGACAATTCAAATCCTGTATTTGACCATATCGTCGATGAAACATCATCAACAACAATCAACTGCACCAGAATGGGAATGGGAGGAGCCATCTTAAACTATGGTACTTTACTTATCAACGCTACGTTAATCAATAACAATTTCGCCCATATAGGAGGCGCAATAGCTGATTTCGGCAAAACCAGAATCAATTCATCAAGATTTATCTTCAACAAGGCGGTTCACGGCGGTGCCATCTATACGGATTCTCCGGATACCTTGGAAATTGACAATTCATTATTCGAGGATAATCAGGCAATAATCTCTTTGGATTATTGTATGATTCGCAAAGCCCAGTCATCATGGTCAATTGATACGGGATACGGTTATACTTACTCTTCACTGTGCGATAATCCGCTGGCCTCAGGAGGCGCAATATTTACCCGCACAACCGATTTGGATATTTCAAATACTGAATTCAGTAAAAACAACGCATGGAAAGGAGGAGCAATTGCCACCAATTTCGTTTCATCAAGCTCCAAAACCAAACTGCCGGTATCAATAACGTTAAACGACTGTTTATTCGAAGACAACAGGGCAACCAACGCCGTGCACGTCAATGAAAATCTTGCAGGCAATTATCCATACAACAGCGATTATAACGGCGGTGCAATTTACGGAGCGTTCGAAAGCTTCCACGCATACGGCACCGACTTTTTGTCAAATCAGGCAGGCATTGATGACGGTTTCAGCGGTGACGGCGGTGCATTAAAGGTTCAGTCACGTGATGGAGTCATTGACCTGTGCAAATTCATTAATAACAGGGCAGGACTGACCGGCGGAGCCCTGGACCTCTCAAACAACTTCATTATCACAAGAACGATCATTTCCAACAATTCCGCAATGTACGGCGGTGCCATCAATTATCAGTCCTACTCATATTACGGACACGTTCAGGACAATTTGAACATTTATAATTCCACAATAACCAATAACATGGCCTTGAACTCAGGAGGAGCCTTCAGGGTAGGCCAGTCCAACGTAACGGTTCATTACTCAAACATTTATGACAATTTCGCTCCTGAGGGAACTACCATGTCCGCTTCATATATCGGAGCGGGTCCGGACAAGGTTTCAGCCGACATGAGGTACAATTATTGGGGAACTAACGAATTCGGCAAGGTAATGGCTGCAGACAACTCTGTATACAACTTCCCGAACGTTATCACCGGAAGAAAATCAAATACAATAATCAACTGGGTTGTAGTTGACGAAAAATCAGATGACGATAATCCTTCACCTCCAATCGATTCAGGTGATTCAGACGATAATCCTGGAAGAATTGTTGTAAATCCGGGCTCCACAAAGCCGGGTACGGGTACGAATACGGAAATAGGTAATAAAGGAAATGGAAACGGGGGAAGCGGAGATGTTTCATCCAAAGGAAACAGGCCAGGTTCCGGAAGCAATATGGGCAATGGCGACGGCGGAAAATGGGGTGACGGCGAATCACAGTCATCATCAAACAGGAACGGTTCAAATACAATATCAAACGTTGATTCATCAGACGTATTCTCCTCTTCCTCAAACAGGTCTACTTCAAGTTCCGAATCCAGTAAACAATCTTCTTCTGAACCAACAAGTGAATCAGGAGATTCCTCAATTCCGGATACATTCAAAGGAAATGACGAAATGGTTAACGTGAACAATACTGATATGGGTGAATCATCATCCTCAGCATCAAGCGACTCATCTCCTGCAGGAGAAACGTCAAGTTCTGGGGGAAGTTCAGCTTCACAGGCTTCTTCATCATCCAAATCATATGAACTCAATGAAAAGACCGTTAAGGAACTGGATAACAATGTGGACATATTTATTGTCTTTGGGGTTTTGATTCTGATTTTCATTTTATTCATTATCGGCTATAAACGAAAGGAAAACGATGAGGACTATTAA